The proteins below are encoded in one region of Pelecanus crispus isolate bPelCri1 chromosome 4, bPelCri1.pri, whole genome shotgun sequence:
- the OTUD4 gene encoding OTU domain-containing protein 4 isoform X3: protein MEAACKADGGEQSHRGSGMDDASMDCYLRSQGLYRKRVAKDGSCLFRAVAEQVLHSQSRHIDVRMACVDYLRKNREKFEAFIEGPFEEYLKCLENPQEWVGQVEISALSLMYKKDFIIYREPNASPSHVTENGFSDKVLLCFSNGNHYDIVYPIEYSETAALCQSLLYELLYEKVFDTDVKKIIAELSAVGVTEESNGSSEVSASDSEDDNYRSKATTVSDMNGLKSLSGNKHLKSNGNPTLLDLPKKVLKSLNPSVYRNVEYDVWLQSKWDQQKQDFSIAAGMQYSVGDKCKVRLDHNGKFYNAHIQEVYSENGPVVVFVEELGAKHAVSLKSLKPLPQASPMEGWNTVPGKKIKKFFPTWGQNAQPDADCRGPKNQSKSIKPQSALPPRLQHTVGTRQHQFLCSGSQPHQTSTEQKAPGRNPSQTVRKPDRERTEDLNHGSRDCNYFGLSPEERREKQAIEESRSLYEIQQRDEQAFPALSNNQSVCQAATQTVDNLNQKKFSNNERRISKWTAEVEEQKDKESNSRQIHLSQKLEPNSSEKNSQDESYPKASSPLEQVKTDSPILAEQNLTECLPSITPSPVFSEVHLPPAVPSVPAIVPAWPSEPTTYGPAGIPAQIPASSLMPAPATGPDSIVSQAQVTSAPVAGVPVSLQAVNQPLMPLPQTLNPYQDPLYPGFPFSEKGERAVAPSYSLCNTGEDLPKDKNILRFFFNLGVKAYSCPMWAPHSYLYPLHQAYLAACRMYPNVSLPVYAHNPWFQEAPPTQNENETARTNRHFPVPSEARSNGQIPQVDSRSPSLPLIIPTAQVSESQGQVCVESENLVQALHANYEESLRGKSMFPQPPFGHNHFLGAVPIAPPFFPHFWYGYPVQGFIENSVARPNVVMSPEDKEATASTSANVYVAKACSPPVPVANCAEELQKTNSSGGSSTLPFPVAGASGECSAPRETSARAPQLEQTCPSASPAKQKTAGQQNRSPQTQGTERQAAVPNTPPLSAEPPKNELKNSVPSRKEKTDKGRDSKGAGSLQTESRAQRTREESSEDESEVSDMLRSGRSKQFYNQTYGGGRRPRLEWGYSSRGGYQFQRNEEAWKGPPSRSRDDGYQYQRNFRGRPYRNDRRRATLGDNQRGHQA, encoded by the exons ttcatAGAGGGGCCATTTGAagagtatttaaaatgtttggaaaatcCGCAG GAATGGGTTGGACAAGTAGAAATAAGTGCCCTTTCTCTTATGTACAA gaaagaTTTCATAATATACCGGGAACCAAATGCTTCTCCTTCACACGTAActgaaaatggcttttctgataag GTATTGCTATGCTTCTCAAATGGAAACCACTATGATATTGTTTATCCCATAGAGTATTCGGAAACGGCTGCTCTGTGCCAGT ctctgctgtatGAGTTGCTGTATGAGAAAGTATTTGATACGGATGTAAAGAAAATCATAGCAGAACTTAGTGCAGTTGGTGTGACAGAGGAAAGTAATGGTAGCAGTGAAGTATCTGCTTCAGATTCAGAAGATGACAACTACAG AAGTAAAGCTACAACAGTTAGTGATATGAATGGATTGAAGTCTCTTTCTGGCAACAAG CACCTTAAGAGCAATGGGAATCCTACCTTGTTGGACTTACCTAAAAAAGTTCTTAAATCACTCAATCCATCAGTTTACAGAAATGTTGAATATGATGTTTGGCTCCAATCCAAATGGG ATCAGCAAAAACAAGATTTCTCTATTGCTGCTGGCATGCAATACTCGGTTGGAGATAAATGTAAA GTGCGCTTAGACCATAATGGGAAATTTTATAATGCCCATATTCAAGAAGTTTATTCAGAGAATGGGCCAGTTGTTGTATTTGTAGAAGAACTTGGAGCAAA GCATGCTGTCTCACTGAAGAGCCTTAAACCTCTTCCACAGGCCTCTCCTATGGAGGGCTGGAACACTGTGCCAGGGAAGAAGATAAAAAAGTTTTTCCCAACATGGGGGCAGAATGCTCAGCCTG ATGCAGATTGCAGAGGGCCAAAGAATCAGAGCAAGTCAATAAAACCCCAGTCAGCACTACCTCCTAGACTTCAGCATACTGTGGGAACCAGGCAGCATCAGTTCTTATGTTCTGGATCCCAACCTCATCAGACCTCAACTGAGCAAAAAGCTCCAGGCAGGAATCCTTCCCAAACTGTAAG aaaacCAGACCGGGAGAGAACTGAGGATCTGAACCATGGGAGCAGAGATTGTAACTACTTTGGCCTGTCTCCAGAGGAACGCAGGGAGAAACAGGCTATAGAAGAATCTCGTTCACTTTATGAGATCCAGCAGAGGGATGAACAagcttttcctgctctttccaAT AATCAGTCAGTTTGTCAGGCTGCTACACAGACTGTGGAtaatttaaaccagaaaaagttCTCAAATAATGAGAGAAGAATCAGCAAGTGGACAGCAGAGGTGGAAGAGCAGAAGgataaag AGTCAAATTCCAGGCAGATCCACTTAAGTCAGAAGCTTGAGCCAAATTCATCTGAG AAGAATAGTCAAGATGAGAGTTACCCAAAAGCTTCATCTCCTTTGGAACAAGTAAAAACAGATTCTCCGATTCTTGCTGAGCAA AACCTGACAGAATGCTTACCAAGCATAACTCCCTCACCAGTCTTTTCTGAGGTGCATTTACCTCCAGCAGTGCCTTCCGTACCAGCCATCGTGCCAGCTTGGCCAAGTGAGCCAACAACCTATGGACCAGCAG GTATTCCAGCCCAAATACCTGCTTCTTCATTGATGCCAGCCCCAGCAACGGGACCTGACTCTATTGTATCACAGGCTCAGGTAACATCTGCTCCAGTTGCTGGAGTTCCTGTGTCGCTACAAGCAGTTAACCAGCCTTTAATGCCTTTGCCTCAGACTCTGAATCCTTATCAGGATCCGCTATACCCTGGATTCCCTTTTagtgaaaagggagaaagagctGTTGCACCCTCTTACTCCCTGTGCAATACTGGGGAAGACTTACCTAAAG ataAGAATATTCTTAGATTTTTCTTCAATCTTGGTGTGAAG GCATACAGTTGTCCCATGTGGGCACCCCATTCTTACTTGTATCCCCTGCACCAGGCCTATTTAGCTGCTTGTAGAATGTATCCAAACGTGTCCCTTCCTGTGTATGCGCACAACCCCTGGTTCCAGGAGGCTCCGCCGACTCAGAATGAAAACGAAACTGCACGAACAAACAGGCACTTTCCTGTTCCGAGCGAGGCCAGATCCAATGGGCAGATTCCACAGGTTGATAGCAGATCTCCATCGCTGCCTCTGATTATACCTACAGCTCAGGTGTCGGAAAGTCAAGGACAGGTCTGCGTAGAATCGGAGAATCTAGTGCAAGCTCTGCACGCAAACTATGAGGAGTCTCTGAGAGGGAAAAGTATGTTCCCGCAGCCACCCTTTGGACACAATCACTTTTTAGGAGCTGTTCCAATAGcacctcctttctttcctcactTTTGGTATGGGTACCCAGTCCAGGGTTTCATTGAAAATTCAGTAGCAAGACCTAATGTTGTCATGTCCCCCGAGGACAAAGAGGCAACAGCCAGCACCTCTGCGAATGTGTATGTGGCTAAGGCGTGCAGCCCTCCGGTTCCTGTGGCAAACTGTGCAGAAGAGCTTCAGAAGACTAACAGCAGTGGCGGCTCGAGCACCCTACCGTTCCCTGTGGCTGGTGCAAGCGGTGAATGCAGCGCCCCGAGAGAAACTTCAGCTAGGGCACCTCAGTTGGAGCAAACTTGTCCTTCGGCTTCTCCTGCTAAGCAAAAAACAGCTGGGCAGCAAAATCGTTCTCCGCAAACGCAGGGGACCgagaggcaggcagcagtgcccaACACTCCGCCGCTGTCGGCAGAACCACcgaaaaatgaactgaaaaatagCGTTCCCAGTCGCAAGGAGAAGACTGATAAAGGTAGAGATTCCAAGGGCGCTGGAAGTCTGCAGACAGAAAGCCGGGCACAGAGAACGAGGGAAGAGAGCTCTGAAGATGAGAGTGAAGTGTCCGATATGCTGAGAAGTGGTAGATCCAAGCAATTTTACAACCAAACTTACGGAGGAGGCAGGCGGCCTAGACTTGAGTGGGGTTATTCCAGCAGGGGAGGATACCAGTTCCAAAGAAATGAGGAAGCCTGGAAAGGACCacccagcagaagcagagatgaCGGCTACCAGTATCAGCGAAACTTTAGAGGGAGGCCATATAGGAATGACAGGAGAAGGGCAACGCTGGGAGATAATCAGAGGGGGCATCAAGCATAG
- the OTUD4 gene encoding OTU domain-containing protein 4 isoform X2, whose translation MEAACKADGGEQSHRGSGMDDASMDCYLRSQGLYRKRVAKDGSCLFRAVAEQVLHSQSRHIDVRMACVDYLRKNREKFEAFIEGPFEEYLKCLENPQEWVGQVEISALSLMYKKDFIIYREPNASPSHVTENGFSDKVLLCFSNGNHYDIVYPIEYSETAALCQSLLYELLYEKVFDTDVKKIIAELSAVGVTEESNGSSEVSASDSEDDNYRSKATTVSDMNGLKSLSGNKHLKSNGNPTLLDLPKKVLKSLNPSVYRNVEYDVWLQSKWDQQKQDFSIAAGMQYSVGDKCKVRLDHNGKFYNAHIQEVYSENGPVVVFVEELGAKHAVSLKSLKPLPQASPMEGWNTVPGKKIKKFFPTWGQNAQPDADCRGPKNQSKSIKPQSALPPRLQHTVGTRQHQFLCSGSQPHQTSTEQKAPGRNPSQTVRKPDRERTEDLNHGSRDCNYFGLSPEERREKQAIEESRSLYEIQQRDEQAFPALSNNQSVCQAATQTVDNLNQKKFSNNERRISKWTAEVEEQKDKESNSRQIHLSQKLEPNSSENSQDESYPKASSPLEQVKTDSPILAEQVRNVCLISKFSSQETSDKGELHHRHNLTECLPSITPSPVFSEVHLPPAVPSVPAIVPAWPSEPTTYGPAGIPAQIPASSLMPAPATGPDSIVSQAQVTSAPVAGVPVSLQAVNQPLMPLPQTLNPYQDPLYPGFPFSEKGERAVAPSYSLCNTGEDLPKDKNILRFFFNLGVKAYSCPMWAPHSYLYPLHQAYLAACRMYPNVSLPVYAHNPWFQEAPPTQNENETARTNRHFPVPSEARSNGQIPQVDSRSPSLPLIIPTAQVSESQGQVCVESENLVQALHANYEESLRGKSMFPQPPFGHNHFLGAVPIAPPFFPHFWYGYPVQGFIENSVARPNVVMSPEDKEATASTSANVYVAKACSPPVPVANCAEELQKTNSSGGSSTLPFPVAGASGECSAPRETSARAPQLEQTCPSASPAKQKTAGQQNRSPQTQGTERQAAVPNTPPLSAEPPKNELKNSVPSRKEKTDKGRDSKGAGSLQTESRAQRTREESSEDESEVSDMLRSGRSKQFYNQTYGGGRRPRLEWGYSSRGGYQFQRNEEAWKGPPSRSRDDGYQYQRNFRGRPYRNDRRRATLGDNQRGHQA comes from the exons ttcatAGAGGGGCCATTTGAagagtatttaaaatgtttggaaaatcCGCAG GAATGGGTTGGACAAGTAGAAATAAGTGCCCTTTCTCTTATGTACAA gaaagaTTTCATAATATACCGGGAACCAAATGCTTCTCCTTCACACGTAActgaaaatggcttttctgataag GTATTGCTATGCTTCTCAAATGGAAACCACTATGATATTGTTTATCCCATAGAGTATTCGGAAACGGCTGCTCTGTGCCAGT ctctgctgtatGAGTTGCTGTATGAGAAAGTATTTGATACGGATGTAAAGAAAATCATAGCAGAACTTAGTGCAGTTGGTGTGACAGAGGAAAGTAATGGTAGCAGTGAAGTATCTGCTTCAGATTCAGAAGATGACAACTACAG AAGTAAAGCTACAACAGTTAGTGATATGAATGGATTGAAGTCTCTTTCTGGCAACAAG CACCTTAAGAGCAATGGGAATCCTACCTTGTTGGACTTACCTAAAAAAGTTCTTAAATCACTCAATCCATCAGTTTACAGAAATGTTGAATATGATGTTTGGCTCCAATCCAAATGGG ATCAGCAAAAACAAGATTTCTCTATTGCTGCTGGCATGCAATACTCGGTTGGAGATAAATGTAAA GTGCGCTTAGACCATAATGGGAAATTTTATAATGCCCATATTCAAGAAGTTTATTCAGAGAATGGGCCAGTTGTTGTATTTGTAGAAGAACTTGGAGCAAA GCATGCTGTCTCACTGAAGAGCCTTAAACCTCTTCCACAGGCCTCTCCTATGGAGGGCTGGAACACTGTGCCAGGGAAGAAGATAAAAAAGTTTTTCCCAACATGGGGGCAGAATGCTCAGCCTG ATGCAGATTGCAGAGGGCCAAAGAATCAGAGCAAGTCAATAAAACCCCAGTCAGCACTACCTCCTAGACTTCAGCATACTGTGGGAACCAGGCAGCATCAGTTCTTATGTTCTGGATCCCAACCTCATCAGACCTCAACTGAGCAAAAAGCTCCAGGCAGGAATCCTTCCCAAACTGTAAG aaaacCAGACCGGGAGAGAACTGAGGATCTGAACCATGGGAGCAGAGATTGTAACTACTTTGGCCTGTCTCCAGAGGAACGCAGGGAGAAACAGGCTATAGAAGAATCTCGTTCACTTTATGAGATCCAGCAGAGGGATGAACAagcttttcctgctctttccaAT AATCAGTCAGTTTGTCAGGCTGCTACACAGACTGTGGAtaatttaaaccagaaaaagttCTCAAATAATGAGAGAAGAATCAGCAAGTGGACAGCAGAGGTGGAAGAGCAGAAGgataaag AGTCAAATTCCAGGCAGATCCACTTAAGTCAGAAGCTTGAGCCAAATTCATCTGAG AATAGTCAAGATGAGAGTTACCCAAAAGCTTCATCTCCTTTGGAACAAGTAAAAACAGATTCTCCGATTCTTGCTGAGCAAGtaagaaatgtttgtttgaTTTCAAAGTTTTCCAGTCAGGAGACTTCAGACAAAGGGGAGCTTCATCACCGCCAC AACCTGACAGAATGCTTACCAAGCATAACTCCCTCACCAGTCTTTTCTGAGGTGCATTTACCTCCAGCAGTGCCTTCCGTACCAGCCATCGTGCCAGCTTGGCCAAGTGAGCCAACAACCTATGGACCAGCAG GTATTCCAGCCCAAATACCTGCTTCTTCATTGATGCCAGCCCCAGCAACGGGACCTGACTCTATTGTATCACAGGCTCAGGTAACATCTGCTCCAGTTGCTGGAGTTCCTGTGTCGCTACAAGCAGTTAACCAGCCTTTAATGCCTTTGCCTCAGACTCTGAATCCTTATCAGGATCCGCTATACCCTGGATTCCCTTTTagtgaaaagggagaaagagctGTTGCACCCTCTTACTCCCTGTGCAATACTGGGGAAGACTTACCTAAAG ataAGAATATTCTTAGATTTTTCTTCAATCTTGGTGTGAAG GCATACAGTTGTCCCATGTGGGCACCCCATTCTTACTTGTATCCCCTGCACCAGGCCTATTTAGCTGCTTGTAGAATGTATCCAAACGTGTCCCTTCCTGTGTATGCGCACAACCCCTGGTTCCAGGAGGCTCCGCCGACTCAGAATGAAAACGAAACTGCACGAACAAACAGGCACTTTCCTGTTCCGAGCGAGGCCAGATCCAATGGGCAGATTCCACAGGTTGATAGCAGATCTCCATCGCTGCCTCTGATTATACCTACAGCTCAGGTGTCGGAAAGTCAAGGACAGGTCTGCGTAGAATCGGAGAATCTAGTGCAAGCTCTGCACGCAAACTATGAGGAGTCTCTGAGAGGGAAAAGTATGTTCCCGCAGCCACCCTTTGGACACAATCACTTTTTAGGAGCTGTTCCAATAGcacctcctttctttcctcactTTTGGTATGGGTACCCAGTCCAGGGTTTCATTGAAAATTCAGTAGCAAGACCTAATGTTGTCATGTCCCCCGAGGACAAAGAGGCAACAGCCAGCACCTCTGCGAATGTGTATGTGGCTAAGGCGTGCAGCCCTCCGGTTCCTGTGGCAAACTGTGCAGAAGAGCTTCAGAAGACTAACAGCAGTGGCGGCTCGAGCACCCTACCGTTCCCTGTGGCTGGTGCAAGCGGTGAATGCAGCGCCCCGAGAGAAACTTCAGCTAGGGCACCTCAGTTGGAGCAAACTTGTCCTTCGGCTTCTCCTGCTAAGCAAAAAACAGCTGGGCAGCAAAATCGTTCTCCGCAAACGCAGGGGACCgagaggcaggcagcagtgcccaACACTCCGCCGCTGTCGGCAGAACCACcgaaaaatgaactgaaaaatagCGTTCCCAGTCGCAAGGAGAAGACTGATAAAGGTAGAGATTCCAAGGGCGCTGGAAGTCTGCAGACAGAAAGCCGGGCACAGAGAACGAGGGAAGAGAGCTCTGAAGATGAGAGTGAAGTGTCCGATATGCTGAGAAGTGGTAGATCCAAGCAATTTTACAACCAAACTTACGGAGGAGGCAGGCGGCCTAGACTTGAGTGGGGTTATTCCAGCAGGGGAGGATACCAGTTCCAAAGAAATGAGGAAGCCTGGAAAGGACCacccagcagaagcagagatgaCGGCTACCAGTATCAGCGAAACTTTAGAGGGAGGCCATATAGGAATGACAGGAGAAGGGCAACGCTGGGAGATAATCAGAGGGGGCATCAAGCATAG
- the OTUD4 gene encoding OTU domain-containing protein 4 isoform X4, with protein MEAACKADGGEQSHRGSGMDDASMDCYLRSQGLYRKRVAKDGSCLFRAVAEQVLHSQSRHIDVRMACVDYLRKNREKFEAFIEGPFEEYLKCLENPQEWVGQVEISALSLMYKKDFIIYREPNASPSHVTENGFSDKVLLCFSNGNHYDIVYPIEYSETAALCQSLLYELLYEKVFDTDVKKIIAELSAVGVTEESNGSSEVSASDSEDDNYRSKATTVSDMNGLKSLSGNKHLKSNGNPTLLDLPKKVLKSLNPSVYRNVEYDVWLQSKWDQQKQDFSIAAGMQYSVGDKCKVRLDHNGKFYNAHIQEVYSENGPVVVFVEELGAKHAVSLKSLKPLPQASPMEGWNTVPGKKIKKFFPTWGQNAQPDADCRGPKNQSKSIKPQSALPPRLQHTVGTRQHQFLCSGSQPHQTSTEQKAPGRNPSQTVRKPDRERTEDLNHGSRDCNYFGLSPEERREKQAIEESRSLYEIQQRDEQAFPALSNNQSVCQAATQTVDNLNQKKFSNNERRISKWTAEVEEQKDKESNSRQIHLSQKLEPNSSEKNSQDESYPKASSPLEQVKTDSPILAEQVRNVCLISKFSSQETSDKGELHHRHNLTECLPSITPSPVFSEVHLPPAVPSVPAIVPAWPSEPTTYGPAGIPAQIPASSLMPAPATGPDSIVSQAQTLNPYQDPLYPGFPFSEKGERAVAPSYSLCNTGEDLPKDKNILRFFFNLGVKAYSCPMWAPHSYLYPLHQAYLAACRMYPNVSLPVYAHNPWFQEAPPTQNENETARTNRHFPVPSEARSNGQIPQVDSRSPSLPLIIPTAQVSESQGQVCVESENLVQALHANYEESLRGKSMFPQPPFGHNHFLGAVPIAPPFFPHFWYGYPVQGFIENSVARPNVVMSPEDKEATASTSANVYVAKACSPPVPVANCAEELQKTNSSGGSSTLPFPVAGASGECSAPRETSARAPQLEQTCPSASPAKQKTAGQQNRSPQTQGTERQAAVPNTPPLSAEPPKNELKNSVPSRKEKTDKGRDSKGAGSLQTESRAQRTREESSEDESEVSDMLRSGRSKQFYNQTYGGGRRPRLEWGYSSRGGYQFQRNEEAWKGPPSRSRDDGYQYQRNFRGRPYRNDRRRATLGDNQRGHQA; from the exons ttcatAGAGGGGCCATTTGAagagtatttaaaatgtttggaaaatcCGCAG GAATGGGTTGGACAAGTAGAAATAAGTGCCCTTTCTCTTATGTACAA gaaagaTTTCATAATATACCGGGAACCAAATGCTTCTCCTTCACACGTAActgaaaatggcttttctgataag GTATTGCTATGCTTCTCAAATGGAAACCACTATGATATTGTTTATCCCATAGAGTATTCGGAAACGGCTGCTCTGTGCCAGT ctctgctgtatGAGTTGCTGTATGAGAAAGTATTTGATACGGATGTAAAGAAAATCATAGCAGAACTTAGTGCAGTTGGTGTGACAGAGGAAAGTAATGGTAGCAGTGAAGTATCTGCTTCAGATTCAGAAGATGACAACTACAG AAGTAAAGCTACAACAGTTAGTGATATGAATGGATTGAAGTCTCTTTCTGGCAACAAG CACCTTAAGAGCAATGGGAATCCTACCTTGTTGGACTTACCTAAAAAAGTTCTTAAATCACTCAATCCATCAGTTTACAGAAATGTTGAATATGATGTTTGGCTCCAATCCAAATGGG ATCAGCAAAAACAAGATTTCTCTATTGCTGCTGGCATGCAATACTCGGTTGGAGATAAATGTAAA GTGCGCTTAGACCATAATGGGAAATTTTATAATGCCCATATTCAAGAAGTTTATTCAGAGAATGGGCCAGTTGTTGTATTTGTAGAAGAACTTGGAGCAAA GCATGCTGTCTCACTGAAGAGCCTTAAACCTCTTCCACAGGCCTCTCCTATGGAGGGCTGGAACACTGTGCCAGGGAAGAAGATAAAAAAGTTTTTCCCAACATGGGGGCAGAATGCTCAGCCTG ATGCAGATTGCAGAGGGCCAAAGAATCAGAGCAAGTCAATAAAACCCCAGTCAGCACTACCTCCTAGACTTCAGCATACTGTGGGAACCAGGCAGCATCAGTTCTTATGTTCTGGATCCCAACCTCATCAGACCTCAACTGAGCAAAAAGCTCCAGGCAGGAATCCTTCCCAAACTGTAAG aaaacCAGACCGGGAGAGAACTGAGGATCTGAACCATGGGAGCAGAGATTGTAACTACTTTGGCCTGTCTCCAGAGGAACGCAGGGAGAAACAGGCTATAGAAGAATCTCGTTCACTTTATGAGATCCAGCAGAGGGATGAACAagcttttcctgctctttccaAT AATCAGTCAGTTTGTCAGGCTGCTACACAGACTGTGGAtaatttaaaccagaaaaagttCTCAAATAATGAGAGAAGAATCAGCAAGTGGACAGCAGAGGTGGAAGAGCAGAAGgataaag AGTCAAATTCCAGGCAGATCCACTTAAGTCAGAAGCTTGAGCCAAATTCATCTGAG AAGAATAGTCAAGATGAGAGTTACCCAAAAGCTTCATCTCCTTTGGAACAAGTAAAAACAGATTCTCCGATTCTTGCTGAGCAAGtaagaaatgtttgtttgaTTTCAAAGTTTTCCAGTCAGGAGACTTCAGACAAAGGGGAGCTTCATCACCGCCAC AACCTGACAGAATGCTTACCAAGCATAACTCCCTCACCAGTCTTTTCTGAGGTGCATTTACCTCCAGCAGTGCCTTCCGTACCAGCCATCGTGCCAGCTTGGCCAAGTGAGCCAACAACCTATGGACCAGCAG GTATTCCAGCCCAAATACCTGCTTCTTCATTGATGCCAGCCCCAGCAACGGGACCTGACTCTATTGTATCACAGGCTCAG ACTCTGAATCCTTATCAGGATCCGCTATACCCTGGATTCCCTTTTagtgaaaagggagaaagagctGTTGCACCCTCTTACTCCCTGTGCAATACTGGGGAAGACTTACCTAAAG ataAGAATATTCTTAGATTTTTCTTCAATCTTGGTGTGAAG GCATACAGTTGTCCCATGTGGGCACCCCATTCTTACTTGTATCCCCTGCACCAGGCCTATTTAGCTGCTTGTAGAATGTATCCAAACGTGTCCCTTCCTGTGTATGCGCACAACCCCTGGTTCCAGGAGGCTCCGCCGACTCAGAATGAAAACGAAACTGCACGAACAAACAGGCACTTTCCTGTTCCGAGCGAGGCCAGATCCAATGGGCAGATTCCACAGGTTGATAGCAGATCTCCATCGCTGCCTCTGATTATACCTACAGCTCAGGTGTCGGAAAGTCAAGGACAGGTCTGCGTAGAATCGGAGAATCTAGTGCAAGCTCTGCACGCAAACTATGAGGAGTCTCTGAGAGGGAAAAGTATGTTCCCGCAGCCACCCTTTGGACACAATCACTTTTTAGGAGCTGTTCCAATAGcacctcctttctttcctcactTTTGGTATGGGTACCCAGTCCAGGGTTTCATTGAAAATTCAGTAGCAAGACCTAATGTTGTCATGTCCCCCGAGGACAAAGAGGCAACAGCCAGCACCTCTGCGAATGTGTATGTGGCTAAGGCGTGCAGCCCTCCGGTTCCTGTGGCAAACTGTGCAGAAGAGCTTCAGAAGACTAACAGCAGTGGCGGCTCGAGCACCCTACCGTTCCCTGTGGCTGGTGCAAGCGGTGAATGCAGCGCCCCGAGAGAAACTTCAGCTAGGGCACCTCAGTTGGAGCAAACTTGTCCTTCGGCTTCTCCTGCTAAGCAAAAAACAGCTGGGCAGCAAAATCGTTCTCCGCAAACGCAGGGGACCgagaggcaggcagcagtgcccaACACTCCGCCGCTGTCGGCAGAACCACcgaaaaatgaactgaaaaatagCGTTCCCAGTCGCAAGGAGAAGACTGATAAAGGTAGAGATTCCAAGGGCGCTGGAAGTCTGCAGACAGAAAGCCGGGCACAGAGAACGAGGGAAGAGAGCTCTGAAGATGAGAGTGAAGTGTCCGATATGCTGAGAAGTGGTAGATCCAAGCAATTTTACAACCAAACTTACGGAGGAGGCAGGCGGCCTAGACTTGAGTGGGGTTATTCCAGCAGGGGAGGATACCAGTTCCAAAGAAATGAGGAAGCCTGGAAAGGACCacccagcagaagcagagatgaCGGCTACCAGTATCAGCGAAACTTTAGAGGGAGGCCATATAGGAATGACAGGAGAAGGGCAACGCTGGGAGATAATCAGAGGGGGCATCAAGCATAG